In the genome of Streptomyces racemochromogenes, one region contains:
- a CDS encoding ABC transporter ATP-binding protein, whose amino-acid sequence MADNTQGRVPTVIADEVHIVYRVNTGSSGKGSATAALSKILRRGKGDAPGVRRVHAVRGVSFTAYRGEAIGLIGSNGSGKSTLLRAIAGLLPCESGKVYTDGQPSLLGVNAALMNDLTGERNVVLGGLAMGMSREQIKERYQDIVDFSGINEKGDFISLPMRTYSSGMAARLRFSIAAAKDHDVLMIDEALATGDRSFQVRSENRIRELREKAGTVFLVSHNNKSIRDTCDRVLWLEKGELLMDGPTEEVVSAYEKASGH is encoded by the coding sequence GTGGCTGACAACACCCAGGGGCGCGTCCCCACCGTCATCGCGGACGAGGTGCACATCGTGTACCGCGTCAACACGGGCAGCTCCGGCAAGGGCAGCGCCACCGCCGCGCTGAGCAAGATCCTCCGCCGGGGCAAGGGCGACGCCCCGGGCGTCCGCCGGGTCCACGCCGTGCGGGGCGTCTCCTTCACCGCGTACCGCGGCGAGGCCATCGGCCTCATCGGCTCCAACGGCTCCGGCAAGTCGACCCTGCTGCGCGCCATCGCGGGCCTGCTGCCCTGCGAGTCCGGCAAGGTCTACACGGACGGCCAGCCCTCGCTGCTCGGCGTCAACGCCGCCCTGATGAACGACCTCACCGGTGAGCGCAACGTCGTCCTCGGCGGTCTCGCGATGGGCATGAGCCGCGAGCAGATCAAGGAGCGCTACCAGGACATCGTCGACTTCTCGGGGATCAACGAGAAGGGCGACTTCATCTCCCTGCCGATGCGCACCTACTCCTCCGGCATGGCCGCGCGCCTGCGCTTCTCGATCGCCGCCGCCAAGGACCACGACGTCCTGATGATCGACGAGGCGCTCGCCACCGGCGACCGCAGCTTCCAGGTGCGCTCCGAGAACCGCATCCGCGAGCTGCGGGAGAAGGCCGGCACGGTCTTCCTGGTGAGCCACAACAACAAGTCCATCCGCGACACCTGCGACCGGGTGCTCTGGCTGGAGAAGGGCGAGCTCCTGATGGACGGCCCCACCGAGGAAGTGGTCTCGGCGTACGAGAAGGCCAGCGGCCACTGA
- a CDS encoding ABC transporter permease — MSDTTHDGALATSKPPSDDAGLSPAELARKYGLSVSGARPSLGGYVRQLWGRRHFIMAFSRAKLVAQYSQAKLGQVWQVATPLLNALVYYLIFGLILNAGRGMEKGVYIPFLVMGIFVFTFTQSSLMAGVRAIPGNLGLVRALHFPRASLPISFSMQQLQQLLYSMIVVVVVAVAFGNYPRLSWLLVIPTLALQFVFNTGLALVFARMGSKTPDLAQLMPFLTRTWMYASGVMFSINEMLKDRPAWIADVLQWNPAAIYMDLVRFAMIDGYGAENLPPHVWGFAVGWAVVIGAGGFVYFWKAEERYGRG, encoded by the coding sequence GTGAGTGACACAACCCACGACGGTGCCCTCGCCACGAGCAAGCCGCCGTCCGACGACGCCGGGCTCAGCCCCGCGGAGCTCGCCCGGAAGTACGGCCTGTCCGTCAGCGGCGCGCGGCCCAGCCTGGGCGGATACGTGCGGCAGCTGTGGGGCAGGCGCCACTTCATCATGGCCTTCTCGCGGGCCAAGCTGGTGGCGCAGTACAGCCAGGCCAAGCTCGGCCAGGTGTGGCAGGTGGCGACCCCCCTGCTGAACGCGCTGGTGTACTACCTGATCTTCGGCCTCATCCTGAACGCGGGCCGGGGCATGGAGAAGGGGGTCTACATCCCCTTCCTGGTGATGGGCATCTTCGTCTTCACCTTCACCCAGAGCTCGCTGATGGCGGGCGTCCGGGCGATCCCGGGCAACCTCGGCCTGGTGCGCGCGCTGCACTTCCCGCGCGCCTCCCTGCCGATCTCGTTCTCGATGCAGCAGCTCCAGCAGCTCCTGTACTCGATGATCGTCGTGGTCGTCGTCGCCGTGGCCTTCGGGAACTACCCGCGGCTGTCGTGGCTGCTGGTGATCCCGACGCTGGCGCTGCAGTTCGTCTTCAACACCGGGCTCGCGCTGGTCTTCGCGCGCATGGGGTCCAAGACCCCCGACCTGGCGCAGCTGATGCCCTTCCTCACCCGTACCTGGATGTACGCCTCGGGCGTCATGTTCTCCATCAACGAGATGCTGAAGGACCGGCCGGCGTGGATCGCGGACGTGCTCCAGTGGAACCCCGCCGCGATCTACATGGACCTGGTCCGCTTCGCGATGATCGACGGCTACGGCGCGGAGAACCTCCCGCCGCACGTCTGGGGCTTCGCGGTCGGCTGGGCCGTGGTGATCGGCGCCGGCGGCTTCGTGTACTTCTGGAAGGCTGAGGAGCGTTACGGCCGTGGCTGA
- a CDS encoding glycosyltransferase family 2 protein, with product MRLGAVIITMGNRPDELKALLDSVARQEGDPVEVVVVGQGVEVTGLPEGVRTVSLPENLGIPGGRNVGIEAFGPGGSDVDALLFLDDDGLLERTDTAELCRQAFAEDPKLGIVSFRIADPETGTTQRRHVPRLRASDPMRSSRVTTFLGGANAVRTKVFEQVGTLPGEFFYAHEETDLAWRALDAGWLIDYRADMVLLHPATAPSRHAVYHRMVARNRVWLARRNLPAPLVPVYLGVWLALTLVRRPSAPALKAWFGGFKEGWTTPCGPRRPMRWRTVWRLTRLGRPPVI from the coding sequence ATGCGGCTGGGCGCCGTGATCATCACCATGGGCAACCGCCCCGACGAGCTGAAGGCGCTCCTCGACTCGGTCGCGCGCCAGGAGGGCGACCCCGTCGAGGTGGTCGTCGTCGGCCAGGGCGTCGAGGTCACCGGGCTCCCCGAGGGCGTGCGCACCGTCTCCCTCCCGGAGAACCTGGGCATCCCCGGCGGCCGCAACGTCGGCATCGAGGCCTTCGGGCCCGGCGGCTCCGACGTCGACGCCCTGCTCTTCCTCGACGACGACGGGCTGCTGGAGCGCACCGACACCGCCGAGCTGTGCCGGCAGGCGTTCGCCGAGGACCCGAAGCTCGGGATCGTCAGCTTCCGCATCGCCGACCCCGAGACCGGCACCACCCAGCGCCGCCACGTGCCCCGGCTGCGCGCCTCGGACCCGATGCGCTCCTCCCGCGTCACCACGTTCCTGGGCGGCGCCAACGCCGTCCGCACGAAGGTGTTCGAGCAGGTCGGCACGCTCCCCGGCGAGTTCTTCTACGCCCACGAGGAGACCGACCTGGCCTGGCGGGCGCTCGACGCGGGGTGGCTGATCGACTACCGGGCGGACATGGTGCTGCTGCACCCGGCCACCGCCCCCTCCCGGCACGCGGTGTACCACCGTATGGTGGCCCGTAACCGGGTGTGGCTCGCCCGCCGCAACCTGCCCGCCCCGCTGGTCCCGGTCTACCTGGGCGTCTGGCTGGCGCTGACGCTCGTACGCAGGCCCTCCGCGCCGGCGCTCAAGGCCTGGTTCGGCGGGTTCAAGGAGGGCTGGACCACCCCCTGTGGTCCCCGGCGTCCCATGAGGTGGCGCACGGTCTGGCGGCTGACGCGGCTGGGCCGCCCGCCGGTCATCTGA
- a CDS encoding CDP-alcohol phosphatidyltransferase family protein has protein sequence MPRPSVAELRPVVHPPGVKDRRSGEHWGGRLYMREVSLRITRLLVTTKVTPNQLTYVMTLAGVLAAPALLVPGVLGAVLGVVAVQLYLLLDCVDGEVARWKKQYSLSGVYLDRVGAYLCDAAVLVGFGLRAADPWGGGRIDWLWAFLGTLAALGAILIKAETDLVGVARHQAGKPVVQESAAEPRSSGMALARRAAAALKFHRLILGIEASLLILVLAVADQIRGDLFFTRLGVAVLAGIALLQTVLHLVSVLASSRLK, from the coding sequence ATGCCCAGACCATCCGTAGCTGAACTCCGGCCCGTCGTTCACCCGCCGGGCGTCAAGGACCGGCGCAGTGGCGAGCACTGGGGCGGCCGCCTGTACATGCGCGAGGTCTCCCTGCGCATCACCCGGCTGCTGGTCACCACCAAGGTCACGCCGAACCAGCTGACCTACGTGATGACCCTCGCCGGCGTCCTCGCCGCCCCGGCCCTGCTGGTGCCGGGCGTGCTCGGAGCCGTCCTCGGCGTGGTCGCGGTCCAGCTGTACCTGCTGCTCGACTGCGTCGACGGCGAGGTCGCCCGCTGGAAGAAGCAGTACTCGCTCTCCGGGGTCTACCTGGACCGGGTCGGCGCCTACCTGTGCGACGCGGCCGTCCTCGTCGGCTTCGGCCTGCGCGCCGCCGACCCGTGGGGCGGCGGGCGCATCGACTGGCTGTGGGCCTTCCTGGGCACCCTCGCCGCCCTCGGCGCCATCCTGATCAAGGCCGAGACGGACCTGGTCGGCGTGGCCCGGCACCAGGCGGGCAAGCCCGTGGTGCAGGAGTCCGCCGCCGAGCCCCGCTCCTCCGGCATGGCGCTCGCCCGCCGGGCGGCCGCCGCGCTCAAGTTCCACCGGCTGATCCTCGGCATCGAGGCGTCCCTGCTGATCCTGGTCCTGGCCGTCGCCGACCAGATCCGGGGAGACCTGTTCTTCACCCGCCTCGGAGTCGCCGTGCTCGCCGGCATCGCGCTGCTCCAGACCGTGCTGCACCTGGTGTCGGTCCTGGCCTCCAGCAGGCTCAAGTGA
- a CDS encoding iron-containing alcohol dehydrogenase family protein encodes MPVLTRLIPSPVVVDISRGAMDQLDGILADQRISASGRLAIAISGGSGQALRARLEPALPLADWYPVVDGTIDSAVKLADDIKGRRYDAVVGLGGGKIIDVAKYAAARVGLPMVAVATNLSHDGICSPVSILDNDNGRGSYGVPTPIAMVIDLDVIREAPTRFIRAGVGDAISNISAIADWELSHKITGESVDGLAAAMARTAGESVLRHPGGCGDDEFLTVLSEALVLSGIAMSISGDSRPSSGACHEISHAFDLLYPGRSALHGEQVGIGAAFAMHLRGAADQAGLFTEVLRRHGLPVLPEEIGFSVDEFVAAVEYAPQTRPGRFTVLEHLNLSAAEIRDAYADYAQTIRS; translated from the coding sequence ATGCCAGTACTGACGCGGCTGATCCCCTCGCCGGTCGTCGTCGACATCAGCCGCGGGGCGATGGACCAGCTGGACGGCATCCTCGCCGACCAGCGGATCTCCGCGTCCGGCCGGCTGGCGATCGCGATCAGCGGGGGCTCCGGACAGGCGCTGCGCGCCCGTCTGGAGCCGGCCCTGCCGCTCGCCGACTGGTACCCGGTCGTCGACGGCACCATCGACTCGGCGGTCAAGCTCGCCGACGACATAAAGGGCCGCCGCTACGACGCCGTCGTGGGGCTGGGCGGGGGGAAGATCATCGACGTGGCGAAGTACGCCGCGGCGCGGGTCGGCCTGCCCATGGTGGCCGTCGCCACCAACCTCTCCCACGACGGCATCTGCTCGCCGGTGTCCATCCTGGACAACGACAACGGCCGGGGCTCCTACGGCGTCCCCACCCCGATCGCGATGGTGATCGACCTCGACGTGATCCGCGAGGCCCCCACCCGCTTCATCCGCGCCGGGGTCGGCGACGCCATCTCCAACATCTCGGCCATCGCCGACTGGGAGCTCTCGCACAAGATCACCGGCGAGTCCGTGGACGGCCTGGCCGCCGCCATGGCCCGTACCGCCGGCGAGTCGGTGCTGCGCCACCCCGGCGGATGCGGCGACGACGAGTTCCTCACCGTGCTCTCCGAGGCCCTCGTCCTCTCCGGCATCGCCATGTCGATCAGCGGGGACAGCCGCCCCTCCTCCGGGGCCTGCCACGAGATCAGCCACGCCTTCGACCTGCTCTACCCGGGGCGCTCCGCGCTCCACGGCGAGCAGGTCGGCATCGGCGCCGCCTTCGCCATGCACCTGCGCGGGGCCGCCGACCAGGCCGGGCTGTTCACGGAGGTGCTGCGCCGCCACGGCCTGCCGGTACTGCCCGAGGAGATCGGGTTCAGCGTGGACGAGTTCGTCGCCGCCGTCGAGTACGCCCCCCAGACCCGCCCGGGACGCTTCACGGTCCTGGAGCACCTCAACCTGTCCGCAGCCGAGATCAGGGACGCTTACGCCGACTATGCCCAGACCATCCGTAGCTGA
- a CDS encoding sugar phosphate nucleotidyltransferase — protein MIGLVLAAGAGRRLRPYTDTLPKALVPVGPEGREDSLTVLDLTLGNFAEVGLTEVAIVVGYRKEAVYERREALEAKYGVKITLIDNDKAEEWNNAYSLWCARDVLKRGVILANGDTVHPVSVEKTLLAARGNGQKIILALDTVKNLADEEMKVVVDGDKGVRKITKLMEPADATGEYIGVTLIEPEAAQQLAEALKTTFERDPDLYYEDGYQQLVNDGFTIDVAPIGDVRWVEIDNHDDLAKGRTIACQY, from the coding sequence ATGATCGGCCTTGTCCTCGCTGCCGGTGCCGGACGCCGCCTGCGTCCCTACACCGACACCCTGCCCAAGGCCCTCGTGCCCGTCGGCCCGGAGGGCCGGGAGGACAGCCTCACCGTCCTCGACCTGACCCTCGGCAACTTCGCCGAGGTCGGCCTGACCGAGGTCGCGATCGTCGTCGGCTACCGCAAGGAGGCCGTCTACGAGCGCCGGGAGGCCCTGGAGGCCAAGTACGGCGTCAAGATCACGCTGATCGACAACGACAAGGCCGAGGAGTGGAACAACGCCTACTCCCTGTGGTGCGCGCGTGACGTCCTCAAGCGGGGCGTGATCCTCGCCAACGGCGACACCGTCCACCCCGTCTCCGTCGAGAAGACCCTGCTCGCCGCCCGCGGCAACGGCCAGAAGATCATCCTCGCCCTCGACACGGTCAAGAACCTGGCCGACGAGGAGATGAAGGTCGTCGTGGACGGCGACAAGGGTGTGCGGAAGATCACCAAGCTGATGGAGCCCGCCGACGCGACCGGCGAGTACATCGGCGTCACCCTCATCGAGCCCGAGGCCGCCCAGCAGCTCGCCGAGGCGCTGAAGACCACCTTCGAGCGCGACCCCGACCTCTACTACGAGGACGGCTACCAGCAGCTCGTCAACGACGGCTTCACCATCGACGTCGCCCCCATCGGTGACGTCAGGTGGGTCGAGATCGACAACCACGACGACCTCGCCAAGGGCCGGACGATCGCATGCCAGTACTGA
- a CDS encoding DUF5941 domain-containing protein, producing MPTVILTGPPVPGSPLQDELRSLGFDVRPAAGPEDTAGVLAGIPAQERVAVVDSAFVGHPHALRLALTDPRFDACAVTGALAVQAGARAALDKAAALAPAGTGPYADRLAAAVEAAGTTVQRPELGSLVAAVPEGEAERSEALAAVAAVDDEAVRLRTAVKSRDGFFTTFFISPYSRYIARWCARRGLTPNQVTTASLITALVAAGCAATGERWGYVTAGVLLLVSFVLDCTDGQLARYSLQYSTMGAWLDATFDRAKEYSFYAGLALGAARNGDDVWALALGSMILMTCRHVVDFSFNEANHDATANTSPTAALSGRLDSVGWTVWVRRMIILPIGERWAMIAVLTAFTSPRVVFYALLVGCAFGALYTTAGRVLRSVTRKAKRTDRAARALADLADSGVLAWTGYPRPTKRPDRAAPWLALGVSVLMTGAALTRDFGDPWLIGTAAAYALFAGAAVSAPLKGPLDWLIPPLFRFGEYVTVLALAAKADVPGALPAAFGLVAAVAYHHYDTVYRIRGGSGAPPHWLVRTTGGHEGRVLLTVVLATVLARDAFPVALTAMAVFVALVVLVESIRFWVSSGAPAVHDEGEPA from the coding sequence CTGCCGACCGTCATCCTCACCGGCCCGCCGGTACCCGGATCACCGCTCCAGGACGAGCTCCGGTCGCTCGGGTTCGACGTCCGCCCGGCCGCCGGTCCCGAAGACACCGCCGGCGTCCTGGCCGGGATCCCGGCCCAGGAGCGGGTGGCCGTCGTCGACAGCGCCTTCGTCGGGCACCCGCACGCGCTGCGCCTCGCCCTGACCGACCCGCGCTTCGACGCCTGTGCCGTGACCGGCGCCCTCGCCGTCCAGGCGGGGGCCCGCGCGGCCCTCGACAAGGCCGCCGCGCTGGCCCCGGCGGGCACCGGACCGTACGCGGACCGGCTCGCCGCCGCCGTGGAGGCCGCCGGGACCACCGTCCAGCGGCCCGAGCTGGGCAGCCTGGTCGCGGCCGTGCCGGAGGGCGAGGCCGAGCGTTCCGAGGCCCTCGCGGCCGTGGCCGCCGTGGACGACGAGGCCGTACGCCTGCGCACCGCGGTGAAGTCCCGCGACGGCTTCTTCACCACCTTCTTCATCAGCCCGTACTCGCGCTACATCGCCCGCTGGTGCGCGCGCCGCGGCCTGACCCCGAACCAGGTCACCACCGCCTCGCTGATCACCGCGCTGGTCGCGGCCGGCTGCGCGGCCACGGGGGAGCGCTGGGGCTACGTCACCGCCGGCGTGCTGCTGCTCGTCTCCTTCGTACTGGACTGCACCGACGGGCAGCTCGCCCGCTACTCGCTGCAGTACTCGACGATGGGCGCCTGGCTCGACGCGACCTTCGACCGTGCGAAGGAGTACTCCTTCTACGCGGGCCTCGCGCTCGGCGCGGCCCGCAACGGCGACGACGTCTGGGCCCTCGCCCTGGGCTCGATGATCCTCATGACCTGCCGGCACGTGGTGGACTTCTCGTTCAACGAGGCCAACCACGACGCCACCGCCAACACGAGTCCCACGGCGGCCCTCTCCGGCAGGCTCGACAGCGTCGGCTGGACCGTCTGGGTCCGGCGGATGATCATCCTGCCGATCGGCGAGCGCTGGGCGATGATCGCCGTGCTGACCGCCTTCACCAGCCCCCGCGTCGTCTTCTACGCCCTGCTCGTCGGCTGCGCCTTCGGCGCGCTGTACACCACCGCCGGACGCGTCCTGCGCTCGGTGACCCGCAAGGCGAAGCGGACGGACCGGGCCGCCCGGGCCCTCGCGGACCTCGCCGACTCGGGCGTCCTGGCCTGGACCGGCTACCCCCGGCCCACGAAGCGACCGGACCGCGCCGCACCCTGGCTGGCCCTGGGCGTCTCGGTGCTGATGACCGGCGCCGCGCTCACCCGGGACTTCGGGGACCCCTGGCTGATCGGGACCGCCGCCGCGTACGCGCTCTTCGCCGGCGCCGCGGTCTCCGCGCCCCTCAAGGGCCCCCTCGACTGGCTGATCCCGCCGCTCTTCCGGTTCGGGGAGTACGTGACGGTCCTCGCGCTCGCCGCCAAGGCCGACGTCCCCGGGGCCCTTCCGGCCGCTTTCGGACTGGTCGCGGCGGTCGCCTACCATCACTACGACACGGTCTACCGCATCCGTGGCGGCTCGGGCGCTCCCCCGCACTGGCTGGTGCGGACGACCGGCGGTCACGAGGGCAGGGTCCTGCTGACCGTGGTCCTCGCCACCGTCCTCGCCCGCGACGCGTTCCCCGTCGCGCTCACGGCCATGGCCGTGTTCGTGGCACTCGTGGTGCTCGTGGAGAGCATCCGCTTCTGGGTCTCCTCCGGGGCACCCGCCGTACATGACGAAGGAGAACCAGCATGA
- a CDS encoding GNAT family N-acetyltransferase, whose protein sequence is MELHRGLPRQSPGSDDSTRHLLSLCGPLLERPRVLDLGCGPGRSALLLAAEAGGAGLAEVTALDLHEPFLDELRAAARARGLEGRVRTVRADMGALPSEGFEDGSFDLVWAEGSAYILGFDRALAEWKRLLAPGGRLVLSECEWTAEEPSAGARAFWDPQYPLRSAARNTAAVQAAGYRVLGTLLQPDSDWAEYYGPLGERVRAAVPASAAQEAALGYVREELAVRERHGHEYGYTGYVLAPVTAGDGGRWRTRPEAPADAAAVRAVNLAAFGTPLEADLVDALRADAEAWLPGLSYVAEGPDGEVAAHALLTRCRVGGVPALALAPVAADPAVQRSGAGSAVVRALLAAAREAGEALVLVLGHPSYYPRFGFAPASRFGIGAPFEVPDGAMMALVLDDSVPVPAGTISYPAAFGV, encoded by the coding sequence ATGGAGCTGCACCGCGGGCTGCCCCGGCAGTCCCCCGGTTCCGACGACTCCACGCGGCACCTGCTCTCCCTGTGCGGACCGCTGCTCGAGCGGCCCCGCGTCCTCGACCTGGGCTGCGGTCCGGGCCGCAGCGCCCTGCTGCTCGCCGCCGAGGCGGGCGGGGCGGGCCTCGCCGAGGTGACGGCCCTCGACCTCCACGAGCCCTTCCTCGACGAGCTGCGCGCCGCCGCCCGCGCGCGGGGCCTGGAGGGGCGCGTGCGCACGGTGCGCGCCGACATGGGCGCGCTGCCCTCCGAGGGGTTCGAGGACGGCTCCTTCGACCTCGTCTGGGCGGAGGGTTCCGCCTACATCCTCGGCTTCGACCGGGCGCTCGCCGAGTGGAAGCGCCTGCTGGCACCGGGCGGGCGGCTCGTGCTGAGCGAGTGCGAGTGGACCGCCGAGGAACCCTCGGCCGGGGCCCGGGCCTTCTGGGACCCGCAGTACCCGCTGCGCTCCGCCGCCCGCAACACCGCGGCCGTCCAGGCCGCCGGGTACCGGGTGCTCGGCACCCTGCTGCAGCCCGACTCCGACTGGGCCGAGTACTACGGCCCGCTCGGCGAGCGGGTCCGGGCGGCCGTGCCCGCCTCCGCCGCGCAGGAGGCCGCGCTGGGATACGTACGCGAGGAGCTCGCCGTACGGGAACGGCACGGGCACGAGTACGGGTACACGGGCTACGTGCTGGCACCGGTGACCGCCGGGGACGGGGGCCGCTGGCGGACCCGCCCGGAGGCTCCGGCCGACGCGGCGGCCGTACGGGCCGTCAACCTGGCGGCCTTCGGTACTCCGCTCGAGGCCGATCTCGTGGACGCGCTGCGCGCCGACGCCGAGGCCTGGCTGCCTGGGCTCTCGTACGTGGCCGAGGGCCCGGACGGTGAGGTGGCCGCGCACGCGCTGCTGACCCGCTGCCGGGTGGGCGGGGTGCCCGCGCTGGCCCTCGCGCCGGTGGCCGCCGATCCCGCCGTCCAGCGCTCGGGCGCCGGGAGCGCCGTCGTACGGGCGCTGCTCGCGGCCGCGCGGGAGGCCGGGGAGGCGCTGGTGCTGGTCCTCGGGCACCCCTCGTACTATCCGCGGTTCGGTTTCGCGCCGGCGTCGCGGTTCGGGATCGGTGCGCCCTTCGAGGTGCCCGACGGGGCGATGATGGCCCTGGTGCTGGACGATTCCGTTCCGGTGCCGGCGGGCACGATCTCCTACCCGGCCGCCTTCGGCGTCTGA
- the idi gene encoding isopentenyl-diphosphate Delta-isomerase → MPTTPATDATSSASTGTGAQEPIMLELVDESGNTIGTAEKLSAHRAPGLLHRAFSVFLFDQQGRLLLQQRALGKYHSPGVWSNTCCGHPYPGESPFAAAARRTHEELGLSPSLLAEAGTVRYNHPDPDSGLVEQEYNHLFVGLARPVLDPDPEEVGDTAFVTAEELAKRHAEQPFSAWFMTVLDAARPAIRELTGDAAGW, encoded by the coding sequence ATGCCGACCACACCAGCCACCGACGCCACCAGCAGCGCGTCCACCGGCACCGGAGCTCAAGAACCGATCATGCTCGAACTGGTCGACGAGTCCGGCAACACCATCGGCACGGCGGAGAAGCTCTCCGCGCACCGGGCACCGGGCCTGCTGCACCGGGCGTTCTCCGTGTTCCTCTTCGACCAGCAGGGCCGGCTGCTGCTCCAGCAGCGCGCCCTCGGGAAGTACCACTCCCCCGGCGTCTGGTCGAACACCTGCTGCGGCCACCCCTACCCCGGGGAGTCGCCGTTCGCGGCCGCTGCCCGGCGCACCCACGAGGAGCTCGGGCTCTCGCCCTCCCTGCTCGCGGAGGCGGGTACGGTCCGCTACAACCACCCGGACCCGGATTCGGGCCTGGTCGAGCAGGAGTACAACCACCTGTTCGTGGGACTGGCCCGGCCGGTGCTGGACCCGGATCCGGAGGAGGTCGGCGACACCGCCTTCGTCACGGCCGAGGAGCTGGCGAAGCGGCACGCGGAGCAGCCGTTCTCCGCCTGGTTCATGACGGTGCTCGACGCGGCGCGCCCCGCGATCCGCGAGCTGACCGGCGACGCGGCCGGCTGGTAG
- a CDS encoding ATP-binding protein gives MDDSGSIPPARGGEVSAPADPLAYEGVWRFTAPAVEESVPQARRAVRDLLGRQGVPAQQDLVYSLLLIVSELVTNSVRHAALLSPEVAVEVAVGREWVRVAVEDNHPYRPKALEADFGQTGGRGLLLVREVTREAGGVCDVEHTASGGKVIWAALPLTAPAPGI, from the coding sequence ATGGACGACAGCGGGAGCATCCCGCCGGCCCGGGGAGGTGAGGTGTCGGCCCCGGCCGACCCCCTCGCTTACGAGGGAGTGTGGCGCTTCACCGCGCCCGCGGTTGAAGAATCCGTTCCGCAGGCCCGCCGCGCGGTTCGCGACCTGCTCGGCCGCCAGGGGGTGCCGGCCCAGCAGGACCTCGTGTACTCCCTGCTGCTGATCGTCTCCGAACTGGTGACGAACTCGGTCCGGCACGCGGCCCTGCTCTCCCCGGAAGTCGCCGTCGAGGTGGCGGTGGGCCGGGAGTGGGTACGGGTGGCCGTCGAGGACAACCACCCGTACCGGCCCAAGGCGCTGGAGGCCGACTTCGGCCAGACCGGCGGCCGGGGCCTGCTGCTGGTCCGGGAGGTCACCCGGGAGGCCGGCGGGGTGTGCGACGTCGAGCACACCGCGTCGGGCGGCAAGGTGATCTGGGCGGCACTGCCGCTCACCGCCCCGGCCCCCGGGATCTGA
- a CDS encoding HdeD family acid-resistance protein — MGADRSDPDSRQREKKKLKRGFGLMTLLGVILVLAGLVGLVYTNVAALTSMFLFGWLLLIGGVVGLVHAVQSRGTSYFWLAVIVAAVNLAAGVVILRRPEASAEALTMFAALLFLTAGVFRLVGALVVRGTNFGIALVQGAFGLLLGILILSNWPGNSLYVIGTFFSLALLFDGLSLMALGLGGRRILGLVRDDDAGAAPGAMGGTGEAAGNRLAPDQEQRNN, encoded by the coding sequence ATGGGCGCCGACCGCAGTGACCCGGACTCGCGGCAGCGGGAGAAGAAGAAGCTGAAGCGCGGCTTCGGGCTGATGACCCTGCTCGGGGTGATCCTCGTCCTGGCCGGGCTGGTGGGCCTGGTCTACACGAACGTGGCCGCCCTGACCTCGATGTTCCTCTTCGGCTGGCTGCTGCTCATCGGCGGCGTCGTCGGTCTCGTGCACGCCGTGCAGTCGCGGGGGACCAGCTACTTCTGGCTCGCCGTCATCGTCGCGGCCGTCAACCTGGCCGCTGGCGTCGTGATCCTGCGCCGCCCGGAGGCGAGCGCCGAGGCCCTGACCATGTTCGCGGCCCTGCTCTTCCTCACCGCCGGGGTGTTCCGCCTCGTCGGCGCCCTGGTGGTGCGCGGCACGAACTTCGGGATCGCCCTGGTCCAGGGCGCCTTCGGGCTGCTGCTGGGCATCCTGATCCTGTCCAACTGGCCCGGCAACAGCCTGTACGTGATCGGAACGTTCTTCTCGCTCGCCCTGCTGTTCGACGGATTGAGCCTGATGGCGCTGGGCCTTGGCGGCCGCCGGATCCTCGGTCTGGTCAGGGACGATGACGCGGGGGCCGCGCCGGGCGCGATGGGCGGGACGGGGGAGGCGGCCGGGAACCGGCTTGCACCGGATCAGGAACAGCGCAACAACTGA